In Spodoptera frugiperda isolate SF20-4 chromosome 1, AGI-APGP_CSIRO_Sfru_2.0, whole genome shotgun sequence, the following are encoded in one genomic region:
- the LOC118264740 gene encoding uncharacterized protein LOC118264740, translating to MPTTRRGEALRQQQGDEGNITLTEEEIVAERGHADVAASAGSRSTVPAPHFTQEFLSTLIETITRAQVEANRSLVNTLMGSGGDFRASTPVGPPPFSNVTGGGTAVAAPPCSDANFVKCTARFDGTSPDAEVLEAFLDAVEIYKECAAVSDEHALRGLPMLLEGEAAVWWRGVKASVTTWADATARLRATYGVAQPAHLILREIFGKEQQEERAESFICRVRALIARLPYTLNQTLQTDICYGLLHRRVVKCVPRDSVRGLDDLLHKARIAEDTYKASKVDSDNVSNNNLTETCTTDRVLKLSSSATTGATSSRCNNRSRPRCSFCRLFGHVSDECRNREKANSRNNNNTTPREVRCYGCGKQGVVRSKCDVCVNTTSKSDDKISFNKVDVDFCMHNVDVRNNSYTRVNTESCVSITSACLSTRDDHPMVNISVEGRRGVAVVDTGATHSIASPLLYRILVNSGVRFTETRRFVRLADGTQGWRNLLAAETDVIIVGRRVRCQFLVLPGRNVRTLLGIDFLTRAGMVIDVARRTWSFSDSPERRYDFVYTYTLGSSNSADAGLLHTASADDPAPRPREGKFTPARRRTPSACIVDRAPRATCVVPASKGAARRRNKVSLLRKGGIKVDADKAAVVANLAAPQNVKQLECFLRMSCKYRRFIANYAGIARPLTDLLKKSSAWQWGTEQQEAYERIKSLLVSAPILRQADASRPFILCVDNSAYCIGAVLMQGEGHDEQPVEYASRLLTSAERNYSTTEREALAVVWALGKFRGYVKTAKVIVRTDYQPLGWLMGQRSPSGKLARWAPMLREFDLSIEYTPRRSQVVAGTMSQPVSAGDQDECDLCMIDIDMPEKSSSVRSSQPMDPRGTYEYRGHRVRRTL from the coding sequence ATGCCGACAACGAGGAGAGGGGAAGCCCTCCGTCAACAACAGGGAGATGAAGGGAACATCACTCTCACTGAAGAGGAGATCGTCGCCGAGCGCGGCCACGCGGACGTAGCCGCGAGCGCCGGCTCGAGGTCGACAGTACCTGCTCCCCACTTCACCCAAGAGTTTCTATCCACGCTGATCGAAACGATTACGCGTGCGCAGGTGGAGGCTAACAGAAGTCTCGTTAACACGCTGATGGGATCCGGCGGCGACTTCAGAGCTTCCACCCCAGTCGGGCCTCCTCCATTTTCCAACGTGACCGGCGGTGGTACCGCCGTCGCAGCGCCGCCGTGCAGCGACGCTAACTTCGTGAAGTGCACGGCGAGATTCGACGGGACCTCCCCGGACGCTGAGGTCCTGGAAGCATTCCTGGACGCCGTCGAGATCTACAAGGAGTGCGCAGCAGTGAGCGACGAACACGCCCTGCGTGGGTTACCCATGCTCCTTGAGGGCGAAGCCGCCGTGTGGTGGCGCGGCGTAAAAGCGTCGGTCACTACATGGGCGGACGCGACCGCGCGCCTCCGTGCGACCTATGGCGTCGCGCAGCCCGCGCACCTCATCCTGCGCGAGATCTTCGGGAAGGAACAGCAGGAAGAACGTGCGGAGTCATTTATATGTAGAGTGCGCGCGTTAATCGCTAGGTTGCCTTACACTCTAAATCAGACGTTACAAACTGACATTTGTTACGGCTTATTACATAGACGCGTAGTGAAATGTGTGCCGCGAGATAGTGTTCGTGGATTAGACGACCTTTTACATAAGGCTAGGATCGCGGAGGATACCTACAAAGCGTCTAAAGTAGATTCCGATaatgttagtaataataatttgaccGAAACATGTACTACCGACCGTGTTCTCAAGCTATCGAGTTCCGCGACCACGGGCGCGACTTCGTCACGTTGCAACAACAGAAGTAGACCGCGTTGTAGTTTCTGTAGGCTTTTTGGGCATGTTAGCGACGAGTGTCGTAATCGCGAGAAGGCTAATagcagaaataataataatacaacacCTAGGGAGGTACGTTGTTATGGGTGTGGCAAGCAGGGAGTCGTGAGGTCGAAATGTGATGTTTGCGTGAACACAACGTCGAAGTCCGACGACAAAATATCTTTCAACAAAGTTGATGTAGATTTTTGTATGCATAACGTCGATGTTAGGAATAATAGTTACACTAGGGTTAATACCGAGTCGTGTGTTAGCATTACGAGTGCATGTCTGAGTACGCGCGACGATCACCCGATGGTGAATATTAGTGTCGAGGGCCGTAGGGGCGTGGCCGTTGTAGATACCGGCGCCACGCATAGTATAGCGAGCCCGCTCTTATACCGAATCTTAGTAAACTCAGGAGTTCGATTTACCGAAACGAGACGTTTCGTGCGCCTAGCCGACGGCACACAAGGATGGAGGAACTTGCTGGCAGCCGAGACAGACGTTATAATTGTAGGCCGACGAGTAAGATGCCAGTTCCTAGTGTTGCCTGGTAGGAATGTTAGGACTCTGTTAGGTATAGATTTCTTGACTCGGGCCGGCATGGTTATAGACGTCGCCCGACGTACATGGTCGTTCTCGGACAGCCCGGAACGACGTTATGATTTCGTGTATACTTACACCTTAGGCTCGAGCAATAGCGCCGACGCCGGCCTATTGCACACCGCTTCTGCCGACGACCCAGCACCGCGACCGCGTGAAGGTAAGTTTACCCCCGCGCGGCGGCGTACACCTAGTGCGTGCATCGTAGATCGCGCGCCGCGAGCCACGTGCGTTGTACCCGCGTCGAAGGGCGCTGCGCGTCGTCGTAATAAAGTAAGTTTACTTCGAAAAGGCGGGATCAAAGTCGATGCAGACAAGGCTGCAGTTGTCGCCAACCTGGCTGCTCCGCAGAACGTGAAGCAACTAGAGTGTTTCTTGCGCATGTCGTGTAAGTATCGACGCTTTATTGCTAACTATGCAGGAATCGCGAGACCCCTCACTGACCTCCTGAAGAAGTCGAGTGCCTGGCAATGGGGCACCGAACAACAGGAGGCGTATGAGCGCATTAAGTCTCTGCTCGTTTCCGCTCCTATTCTCCGCCAGGCGGACGCGTCAAGGCCGTTTATCCTTTGCGTTGATAACAGCGCCTATTGTATTGGGGCTGTTCTCATGCAGGGGGAGGGCCATGACGAACAGCCAGTTGAGTACGCGAGTCGACTCCTCACTAGTGCCGAGAGGAACTACTCCACGACTGAGCGAGAGGCTCTCGCCGTCGTGTGGGCACTCGGTAAGTTCCGCGGGTATGTGAAAACCGCGAAGGTCATTGTCAGGACTGACTACCAGCCCTTAGGGTGGCTGATGGGTCAGAGGTCACCTAGCGGTAAACTGGCCAGATGGGCCCCGATGTTACGAGAGTTCGATCTCAGCATTGAGTACACACCCCGTCGCTCACAGGTAGTTGCAGGTACCATGTCGCAACCCGTTAGTGCAGGCGACCAGGACGAGTGTGACTTATGCATGATAGACATCGACATGCCAGAGAAAAGCAGCAGTGTTCGCAGCAGTCAGCCGATGGACCCCAGAGGTACGTATGAGTATCGAGGACATAGAGTCCGACGAACCCTCTAG